The following coding sequences are from one Schizosaccharomyces osmophilus chromosome 1, complete sequence window:
- the fps1 gene encoding geranyltranstransferase Fps1: protein MSSQSSAVDKRQKFESIYPDFVNDILDYLKSINIPKDVAQWYEKSLYHNTLGGKYNRGLSVIDTYEILLGEPLDEKAYKKASVLGWSIELLQAFFLVADDMMDASQTRRGQPCWYLLPNVGNIAINDAFMLESAIYFLLKKYFRQDPYYVDLLELFHDVTFQTELGQQLDLLTAPEDHVDISKFSLEKHSFIVIYKTAFYSFYLPVALAMYLAGIASKENLQIASDILLPLGKYFQVQDDYLDCYGDPNITGKVGTDILDNKCSWLINLALSKASPEQRAILDKNYGVKNHECEARVKTVFEELAIRNEFAKYEDAEVSGIKKRIESVNESGGLKKSVFLTFLGKIYKRNK, encoded by the exons atgTCTTCTCAG AGCTCCGCTGTCgataaaagacaaaagtTTGAGTCCATCTATCCAGACTTCGTCAATGATATTCTGGACTACCTAAAGTCCATCAATATTCCCAAGGACGTTGCTCAGTGGTATGAAAAG AGTCTTTACCATAATACCCTTGGAGGAAAGTATAACCGTGGATTGTCTGTCATTGATACATACGAAATCCTGCTTGGTGAGCCTCTTGATGAGAAAGCTTATAAGAAGGCATCTGTCCTTGGATGGTCCATTGAGTTGCTCCAAGCCTTTTTCCTCGTCGCTGATGATATGATGGATGCTTCCCAAACAAGACGCGGTCAACCTTGTTGGTATTTATTGCCAAATGTTGGAAACATCGCCATTAATGACGCTTTCATGCTTGAATCTGCTATTTACTTCCTTCTTAAGAAGTATTTCCGTCAGGATCCTTACTACGTTGACCTTCTTGAACTCTTCCATGATGTTACCTTCCAGACTGAACTGGGCCAACAACTCGATCTTCTTACTGCCCCCGAAGACCATGTCGATatttccaaattttctCTTGAAAAGCATTCTTTCATTGTTATCTACAAGACCGCTTTCTATTCCTTTTACCTTCCCGTTGCCTTAGCTATGTATCTTGCTGGCATTGCatctaaagaaaacttgCAAATTGCAAGTGATATCCTCCTTCCCCTAGGAAAGTACTTCCAAGTACAAGATGATTATCTTGATTGTTACGGCGATCCCAACATCACCGGCAAAGTCGGTACTGATATTTTGGACAACAAATGTTCCTGGCTGATCAATCTTGCCCTCTCCAAGGCATCTCCTGAGCAACGTGCAATCCTCGATAAGAATTACGGCGTTAAGAACCATGAATGCGAGGCTAGAGTCAAGACCGTATTTGAGGAACTTGCTATTCGTAATGAATTTGCAAAATACGAAGACGCTGAAGTGTCTGGAATCAAGAAGCGTATCGAGTCTGTTAACGAGTCTGGTGGTTTAAAGAAGTCTGTCTTTTTGACCTTTTTGGGCAAGATTTACAAGAGAAACAAGTAA
- the par2 gene encoding serine/threonine protein phosphatase PP2A regulatory subunit B-56 Par2 — MKGLRNKFVKALSFKDEARSDKDVNDLKKDETKNAAPKENQSSSRLKHSRSRKEMKKSKSSNALSKANKSSLSREAADEKTNSGGNNDKEDAVNAQPKTVSSQSDVDEQTLGSLKPASISLPDLNLATEIHVTSDHSNAGSYTSFHPTPYLSPSASTSSNKLLSPVPDNDVDLPNNVRRMVFHRQHSSQFQVSEKRNLTRLPSFDEVHPSECEQLFIKKLDQCNVIFDFNDPSSDLESKDLKSEALAQMIDLVTFNRGIVNTLLFSHVLHTFSVNLFRPTPSFAYNDYRDILVSLEEEPYLEPAWPHMQQVYLLFIRFLESPDFKVTKSKSLVDRCFFNNLLMLFNSEDPRERDLLKTALHRIYGKFLNLRSHIRKAMSNVFLQFTFEKESFHGIAELLEILGSIINGFAVPLKEEHKTFLTKVLIPLHQTKSLFLYHPQLTYCVVQFIDKEPSLTKLVMTGILKFWPRVNSFKEVMFLNELEDIFEVLEPSEFVHIQIPLFQQLSRSIASPHFQVAERALCFWSNEYFTSLVSENLDTILPIIYPYVYNTTKDHWNITIQAIACNVMQIFVDMNLEYFNVVAERCHNEIVLEKAKREDSNLRWAALEKLAAMNKGSTRY; from the exons CCCGGTCAGATAAGGATGTTAATGATCTCAAAAAAGACGAAACCAAAAATGCTGCCCCCAAGGAAAATCAATCATCCTCAAGACTAAAACACAGCCGTTCAAGAAAGGAGATGAAAAAGTCGAAAAGTTCAAACGCATTGTCGAAGGCTAACAAATCTTCTTTGAGCAGAGAAGCCGCTGATGAAAAAACGAACAGTGGTGGAAATAACGACAAAGAAGATGCAGTTAATGCACAGCCAAAAACCGTTTCGAGTCAATCTGACGTAGACGAGCAAACATTGGGTTCATTAAAGCCGGCTTCTATATCGCTTCCTGAT CTAAATTTGGCGACTGAAATACACGTTACTTCAGATCATTCAAATGCGGGTTCTTACACGTCTTTTCATCCAACTCCTTATTTATCTCCGTCAGCATCAACATCTTCTAATAAGCTCTTGTCTCCGGTTCCGGATAACGATGTTGATCTTCCTAACAATGTACGCCGGATGGTTTTTCATCGTCAGCATTCTTCTCAGTTCCAAGTTTccgaaaaaagaaatctcACCAGACTTCCCTCTTTCGATG AAGTCCATCCTTCAGAGTGCGAACAactatttattaaaaaattggatcAATGTAATgtaatttttgattttaatgATCCTTCATCTGATCTAGAAAGCAAAGACTTGAAAAGTGAAGCTCTGGCTCAGATGATCGATTTGGTTACGTTTAATCGAGGAATAGTTAAtactcttcttttctctcaTGTTTTGCACACT TTTTCTGTCAATTTGTTTCGTCCCAcaccttcttttgcttATAATGACTATAGAGATATTTTGGTatctttagaagaagagcCATATTTAGAGCCAGCTTGGCCCCATATGCAACAAGTTTATCTACTGTTTATTCGTTTTCTTGAGTCACCCGACTTTAAAGTTACGAAGTCCAAATCTTTAGTCGATCGCtgcttttttaataatttattaatgTTATTTAATTCTGAGGACCCTAGAGAGCGTGACCTTTTAAAAACTGCCTTGCATCGCATATATGGaaagtttttgaacttACGCTCACATATTAGAAAGGCTATGAGCAATGtttttttgcaattcacgtttgaaaaagaatcatttcATGGCATAGCTGAATTATTAGAAATTCTTGGAAG TATTATTAATGGGTTTGCTGTACCATTAAAGGAAGAGCACAAAACATTTTTAACAAAAGTACTCATTCCTTTGCATCAAACCAAatccttatttttatatcaCCCACAACTGACATATTGCGTTGTACAGTTTATTGATAAAGAACCGTCTTTGACAAAGTTGGTCATGACCGGTATTTTGAAGTTTTGGCCTCGTGTGAATAGCTTCAAGGAAGTAATGTTTTTGAACGAATTAGAAGATATTTTTGAGGTGTTAGAACCTTCGGAGTTTGTTCATATTCAAATCCCTCTTTTCCAGCAGCTTTCCCGCTCTATCGCGAGTCCGCATTTTCAAGTTGCAGAGCGTGCTTTGTGTTTTTGGAGTAATGAATACTTTACAAGCTTGGTAAGCGAAAATTTGGATACGATTTTGCCAATTATTTATCCTTATGTGTACAACACTACCAAAGACCACTGGAATATAACTATACAAGCAATCGCGTGTAATGTTATGCAGATATTTGTTGACATGAATCTTGAGTATTTCAATGTTGTCGCCGAACGCTGCCACAACGAAATCGTATTAGAGAAAGCGAAGCGCGAAGATTCCAATCTAAGATGGGCTGCGCTTGAAAAACTTGCTGCAATGAATAAAGGATCCACGAGATATTAG
- the cut23 gene encoding anaphase-promoting complex, TPR lobe subcomplex subunit Apc8 yields the protein MMLEEGTYTQQKTIEIRSGLWNCIKECSERGLVYSVRWAAEMLAGLKSANTLDAPFSSTPTAELEEDTATTNERILEFKEDTTYILAKAYFDCKEFERTAYTLQNCKSSKSLFLQLYSKYLAGEKKIEEEADTVTASIYPASSSSRELYSISETLDSVLKQGNQDPYLLYLSGVVNRRRKQYPKAIDFLLACIRKTPYFWSAWQELSLCLDSPEVLASVIRRLSKDHVMTKVFIIYASHELHQINGSVYERLAEVDSFFPSSRHLKTQRALLAYDTRDFDDAEELFEDILKSDPYRLDDMDTYSNVLFVLERKSKLGFLAQVASTIDKFRPETCSIIGNYYSLLSEHEKAVTYFKRAIRLNRNYLAAWTLMGHEYVELKNTHAAIESYRLAVDVNRKDYRAWYGLGQTYEVLDMHFYALYYFQRATALRPYDQRMWQALGNCYEKIQRPQEAIKAYKRALLGSPINSSILMRLGNLYEELHDLDTASAMYKECIRSEEEGDMTPETIKARMWLAKRELNRKNFRQAEMYVSEILNGDLELEEAKALMRELRSRMEHTPN from the exons ATGATGCTGGAAGAGGGAACTTATACACAgcaaaaaacaatagaaaTTCGAAGCGGCTTATGGAACTGCATCAAGGAATGTTCAGAAAGAGGTTTGGTTTACAGTGTACGATG GGCCGCTGAAATGCTTGCCGGTTTAAAATCCGCAAATACCCTTGATgctcctttttcttctactcCTACCGCCGAGCTTGAGGAAGATACAGCTACGACAAATGAACGCATCTTGGAATTCAAGGAAGACACTACTTATATACTGGCCAAAGCGTACTTTGACTGTAAAGAGTTCGAAAGAACTGCTTACACACTTCAAAACTgcaaatcttcaaaatcgCTCTTTTTGCAACTCTATAGTAAATATTTAGcaggagaaaaaaagatagagGAGGAAGCAGATACTGTTACTGCCTCTATTTATccagcttcttcttcaagcCGTGAGCTCTATTCCATATCGGAAACCTTGGATAGTGTACTAAAACAAGGGAATCAGGACCCATATCTTTTATACCTCAGTGGCGTTGTTAATAGGAGAAGGAAGCAGTACCCAAAGGctattgattttcttcttgcttGCATCCGTAAAACTCCCTACTTTTGGTCAGCATGGCAAGAACTCTCATTATGCTTGGATAGCCCAGAGGTTTTGGCCAGTGTCATTCGTCGTCTTTCAAAAGACCATGTAATGACTAAagtatttattatttatgcATCTCATGAGCTTCACCAAATCAACGGTTCTGTCTACGAAAGGCTGGCCGAAGtagattccttttttccctCAAGCCGCCATTTAAAAACACAGCGTGCTTTATTAGCTTACGACACAAGAG ACTTTGATGATGCCGAAGAATTGTTTGAAGATATCTTGAAAAGCGATCCTTATCGTTTAGACGATATGGATACTTATTCCaatgttctttttgtattggaaagaaaatcaaaactaGGATTCTTGGCTCAAGTAGCTTCAACTATAGACAAATTTCGCCCAGAGACCTGTTCAATCATCGGAAATTATTACAGTTTATTATCAGAACATGAAAAGGCAGTTACGTATTTTAAGAGAGCAATACGATTAAATCGAAACTACTTGGCTGCTTGGACTCTTATGGGACATGAATATGTTGAACTCAAAAACACACATGCTGCTATAGAATCTTATCGCTTAGCTGTCGACGTCAACAGAAAAGACTACAGGGCATGGTACGGTCTGGGTCAAACGTACGAAGTTTTAGATATGCATTTTTACGCTCTTTACTATTTCCAACGCGCTACCGCTCTTCGCCCTTATGACCAGAGGATGTGGCAGGCGTTGGGGAACTGTTACGAAAAAATTCAACGGCCGCAAGAAGCCATCAAAGCTTATAAAAGAGCTTTACTGGGATCTCCTATAAACAGTTCAATTTTGATGCGTTTAGGTAATCTTTACGAAGAATTACATGACTTGGATACTGCTTCCGCAATGTATAAAGAATGTATCCgaagtgaagaagaaggtgATATGACGCCGGAAACCATTAAAGCGAGAATGTGGCTGGCAAAGAGAGAACTTAATCGGAAAAATTTTAGACAAGCAGAAATGTATGTCAGTGAGATTTTGAATGGTGATTTGGAACTTGAAGAGGCAAAAGCTTTGATGCGAGAGTTAAGAAGCCGAATGGAGCATACTCCTAATTAA